A genomic segment from Malaclemys terrapin pileata isolate rMalTer1 chromosome 1, rMalTer1.hap1, whole genome shotgun sequence encodes:
- the LOC128842336 gene encoding uncharacterized protein LOC128842336 has translation MGERKGSCNYTFPPRGGAKSEDSCSRPGAASRGEGEGGFHTAPCPRGRVKAYIFIIWTHGKETLEEFHHDFNSFHPTINLSLDQSTREVHFLDTTIQISDGHINTTLYRKPTDRYAYLHASSFHPGHTTRSIVYSQAPRYNCICSNPSDRDQYLQDLHQAFSKLRYPHKEIKKQINRARRVPRSLLLQDRPRRETNRTPLAITYGPQLKPLQRIISDLQPILDNDPSLSQTLGGRPVLAHRQPANLKHILTNNHAPHHNNSNSGTNPCNKPRCQLCPHIYTSNTITGPNQISYIITGSFTCTSTNVIYAIICQQCPSAMYIGQTGQSLSKRINGHKSDIRNGNIQKPVGEHFNLPGQQWQM, from the exons ATGGGAGAGCGGAAGGGGagctgcaattacacctttccCCCAAGAGGTGGTGCCAAAAGCGAGGACAGCTGCTCACGGCCGGGAGCTGCCAGCCGaggtgagggagagggaggctTCCACACAGCGCCCTGCCCGCGGGGCAG ggtaaaagcatacatcttcatcatctggacccatgggaaggagaccctggaagaattccaccatgatttcaacagcttccatcccaccatcaacctcagcctggaccaatctacacgggaggtccacttcctagacaccaccatacaaataagcgatggccacattaacaccaccctataccgaaaacccaccgaccgctatgcctaccttcatgcctccagcttccaccccggtcacaccacacgatccatcgtctacagccaagcaccgAGGTACAattgcatctgctccaacccctcagacagagaccaatacctacaagatcttcaccaagcattctcaaaactacgatacccacacaaggaaataaagaaacaaatcaacagagccagacgtgtacccagaagcctcctgctacaagacaggcccagaagagaaaccaacagaactccactggccatcacctacggtcctcagcttaaacctctccagcgcatcatcagtgatctacaaccaatcctggacaatgatccctcactttcacagaccttgggaggcaggccagtcctcgcccacagacaacctgccaaccttaagcatattctcaccaacaaccacgcaccgcaccataacaactctaactcaggaaccaacccatgcaacaaacctcgatgccaactctgcccacatatctacaccagcaacaccatcacaggacctaaccagatcagctacatcatcaccggctcattcacctgcacgtccaccaatgttatatatgccatcatatgccagcaatgcccctctgctatgtacattggccaaactggacagtcactaagcaagaggataaatggacacaagtcagatatcaggaatggcaatatacaaaaacctgtaggagaacatttcaacctccctggccaacaatggcagatgtaa